In Litorimonas taeanensis, one DNA window encodes the following:
- a CDS encoding VUT family protein: MVNLPGLAAWAFNPVTIVTGLVLVVRDFSQREIGHEVLFAMALALGLTFVTSGGALALASGVAFLLSELVDYAMFTFTKYKLSTRVLLSSAIAAPIDTTAFLYGASFIREDQLTAPNIIMSVAGKMLGAVVIWWLIRQRMERQTR; the protein is encoded by the coding sequence ATGGTCAACCTTCCAGGTCTCGCCGCTTGGGCCTTTAACCCTGTGACGATTGTAACAGGGCTTGTATTAGTGGTGAGAGACTTTTCTCAGCGTGAAATCGGACATGAAGTTCTATTCGCAATGGCTTTGGCTCTTGGCCTTACCTTTGTGACGAGTGGCGGTGCCCTCGCCTTAGCCAGCGGCGTAGCTTTTCTGCTCTCAGAACTTGTCGATTATGCGATGTTCACCTTTACCAAATATAAGCTCTCGACGCGCGTATTGCTATCCTCTGCTATCGCTGCACCAATAGACACGACGGCCTTTTTGTATGGAGCCAGCTTTATTCGTGAAGATCAGTTAACAGCTCCAAACATCATCATGAGCGTCGCCGGTAAGATGCTTGGAGCCGTTGTAATTTGGTGGCTGATAAGACAGCGCATGGAACGCCAAACGCGCTAA
- a CDS encoding amidohydrolase, with translation MKTLFTSIFAITAMLNAPSVMANDLSDSVNADYPYVLDLYKHFHANPELSFKEEQSAARVAKELKALGFDVTERVGDKWVKKKVKKEVGEVLPGVGGYGVVAVMKNGEGPTVMLRADMDALPLEEKTGLSFTSKVIATDYYGKEAPVMHACAHDSHMAIMIGAARQLAESKDKWSGTLVLVGQPAEEIGLGALAMLEDGLMKKFPKPDYVLATHTSGWDAAGMVTYTSGYALANVDSVDIKIKGVGAHGSAPHMGKDPIVIGAQIVNALQTLVSRETNPLEAGVVTVGSFRAGFKHNIIPDEAVLQITVRSYDDTVRQNLLDGIKRIAKAQAQSAGLSDDLMPEVKIESDYTPSTYNDPEMTERVMGAIAESIGQENVGTRPPSMGGEDFSQFHRFDKDIPTLIFWTGGADPKAFNAAVKNGTSLPPANHSPFFAPVAEPALKLGVQSMTAGALELFSE, from the coding sequence ATGAAAACTTTATTTACGAGCATTTTTGCGATTACGGCAATGCTAAACGCACCAAGCGTTATGGCGAATGATTTATCCGATTCAGTTAATGCTGATTACCCTTATGTTCTTGACCTCTATAAACACTTCCACGCTAATCCTGAGCTTTCTTTTAAAGAAGAACAATCTGCTGCACGCGTTGCGAAGGAATTAAAAGCTCTTGGTTTTGATGTGACCGAACGGGTTGGCGATAAATGGGTGAAAAAGAAAGTCAAAAAAGAGGTCGGTGAAGTCCTGCCAGGCGTAGGAGGATACGGCGTTGTAGCCGTCATGAAAAATGGAGAAGGCCCTACGGTGATGCTCCGCGCGGATATGGATGCGCTCCCCCTTGAGGAAAAAACAGGACTAAGTTTTACGTCCAAAGTTATCGCAACAGATTACTACGGCAAAGAAGCTCCCGTTATGCATGCCTGCGCCCATGACAGTCATATGGCGATTATGATTGGTGCGGCACGCCAATTGGCAGAGAGCAAGGATAAATGGTCAGGCACGCTCGTTCTTGTTGGACAACCAGCCGAAGAAATTGGCCTTGGTGCATTAGCTATGCTCGAAGACGGTTTGATGAAAAAATTCCCGAAACCTGATTACGTTTTGGCGACTCATACATCAGGATGGGACGCGGCAGGTATGGTTACCTATACCTCGGGCTATGCGCTCGCCAATGTTGATTCCGTTGATATAAAAATTAAAGGTGTTGGCGCTCATGGATCCGCCCCGCATATGGGTAAAGACCCAATTGTAATTGGCGCTCAGATTGTGAATGCGCTTCAAACTTTGGTGTCACGCGAAACTAATCCATTAGAAGCAGGCGTCGTGACCGTTGGTTCTTTCCGGGCTGGATTTAAACATAATATCATTCCGGACGAAGCTGTTCTCCAAATTACTGTGCGCTCTTATGATGATACTGTTCGCCAGAATTTATTGGATGGCATTAAGCGTATCGCTAAGGCGCAAGCGCAATCAGCGGGGCTTTCCGATGATTTGATGCCAGAGGTGAAGATTGAAAGTGATTATACGCCGTCCACGTATAACGACCCAGAAATGACAGAGCGCGTAATGGGCGCTATTGCCGAGTCGATAGGCCAAGAGAATGTGGGAACTCGGCCACCGAGCATGGGCGGTGAAGACTTTTCGCAATTCCACCGTTTTGATAAAGATATCCCTACCTTGATTTTCTGGACGGGCGGCGCTGATCCCAAAGCGTTCAATGCGGCAGTAAAGAATGGTACAAGCCTTCCGCCAGCCAATCATTCGCCGTTTTTCGCACCGGTGGCAGAGCCAGCCTTGAAATTAGGGGTTCAGTCTATGACGGCGGGCGCGCTCGAGCTGTTTTCAGAGTAA
- a CDS encoding thymidylate synthase, producing the protein MQQYLDLLSHVMENGTDRMDRTGTGTRGVFGHQMRFVLSEGFPMVTTKKLHKKSIVHELIWFLAGDTNIGYLQENGVKIWDEWADENGDLGPVYGKQWRRWEGPEGRVIDQVKSVVEAIKNNPYSRRHIVSAWNPADVDDMALPPCHCLFQFFVAPQENGKDKLSCQLYQRSADIFLGVPFNIASYALLTHMMAQICDLDVGDFVHTFGDAHIYSNHFEQVREQLTRAPKPLPRLKLNPDVTEIDGFTYADVKILGYEAHPHIAGKVAV; encoded by the coding sequence ATGCAGCAATATCTTGATCTTCTTTCTCACGTCATGGAAAACGGTACAGACCGTATGGACAGAACAGGGACGGGAACACGAGGTGTCTTTGGTCATCAAATGCGTTTTGTTCTGTCGGAAGGATTTCCGATGGTCACGACGAAGAAACTTCATAAGAAATCTATTGTGCACGAGCTAATATGGTTCCTCGCTGGGGATACCAATATTGGTTATCTGCAAGAGAATGGAGTCAAAATTTGGGATGAGTGGGCCGATGAAAATGGCGATCTTGGACCTGTTTATGGCAAGCAATGGCGTCGATGGGAGGGACCCGAAGGCCGCGTGATTGATCAGGTGAAATCCGTTGTCGAGGCGATTAAAAATAACCCATATTCCCGTCGGCACATAGTGAGCGCATGGAACCCCGCTGATGTTGACGATATGGCTTTGCCACCCTGTCATTGTTTGTTTCAATTCTTTGTCGCACCCCAAGAAAACGGCAAAGATAAACTTAGCTGTCAACTCTATCAGCGTAGTGCGGATATTTTCTTAGGTGTGCCTTTTAATATAGCAAGCTATGCTTTGTTGACGCATATGATGGCGCAGATTTGCGATTTGGACGTTGGGGATTTCGTTCACACATTTGGTGATGCCCATATTTATTCTAACCATTTTGAGCAAGTGAGAGAGCAATTGACGCGCGCGCCAAAGCCGCTTCCGCGTTTGAAATTAAATCCAGATGTGACTGAAATTGATGGTTTCACATATGCAGATGTGAAAATTTTAGGGTATGAAGCGCACCCGCATATTGCAGGTAAAGTTGCGGTCTAA
- a CDS encoding TM2 domain-containing protein, whose protein sequence is MNRYKYEREIIEMAASLNEADRFKFMNIIQNETLNPVALYGWNVWLGFLGIDRFIVGDILAGVLKLITLGGGGLWVLIDCFLIGKRTRTVNMEKIHDIYDFIVAHPK, encoded by the coding sequence ATGAACAGATATAAATATGAAAGAGAAATCATTGAAATGGCGGCCTCGCTAAACGAAGCGGATCGATTCAAGTTTATGAATATCATTCAAAATGAAACCCTCAATCCCGTTGCTCTCTATGGCTGGAATGTTTGGCTCGGTTTTCTTGGCATAGACCGATTTATTGTTGGGGACATTCTTGCAGGCGTGCTTAAGCTCATCACCCTTGGCGGTGGAGGCCTATGGGTACTGATAGATTGCTTTTTAATTGGTAAACGGACACGAACAGTCAATATGGAAAAAATTCACGATATTTATGACTTCATAGTCGCCCACCCTAAATAA
- a CDS encoding M14 family metallopeptidase, translated as MTLSINSAFDGGNIEVLNAEDPRDIRLNIRKDNASDFYQWFYYRLTGGKDTACRMVMENAKDAAFAGGWEGYHACASYDRKHWFRVKSTAYENGQLIIEHTPEQDSVYYAYFAPYSAERHHDRIAHYAGLEGVSLSVIGHSVEGQTLDCLSVGTGDVNIWVIARQHPGETMAEWWMDGFISHLIQGQDEAAQTLRQKAKFFIVPNMNPDGSRAGNLRTNIMGANLNREWGVATVENCPEVLHTISAMDENPPRLCLDVHGDEALPYNFIAGAEGIPGYTEKQATNLADFLEAYKKSSPDFQTEKGYPTSAPGTGNLTMCTNFTAHRYDCLAMTLEMPFKDNANRPDEAVGWSPERSAELGEAVIQAMADVLEQL; from the coding sequence ATGACTCTTTCGATTAACAGCGCTTTTGATGGCGGTAATATAGAGGTCCTCAATGCAGAGGACCCCCGTGATATCCGTCTCAATATTCGCAAAGATAATGCCTCTGATTTTTATCAGTGGTTTTACTACCGTCTGACTGGCGGCAAGGATACGGCTTGCCGTATGGTGATGGAAAATGCCAAAGATGCAGCCTTTGCAGGTGGCTGGGAAGGTTATCACGCTTGTGCCAGTTATGACCGCAAGCATTGGTTTCGTGTGAAAAGCACGGCCTATGAAAATGGTCAGCTCATTATTGAGCATACGCCAGAACAAGATAGCGTCTATTACGCCTATTTCGCGCCTTATAGCGCTGAACGTCATCATGACCGTATTGCACATTATGCGGGGTTAGAGGGTGTCTCATTGAGCGTTATTGGTCATTCCGTTGAAGGGCAGACATTAGATTGCCTGTCTGTCGGTACTGGTGATGTCAATATCTGGGTTATCGCCCGTCAACATCCGGGTGAAACGATGGCCGAATGGTGGATGGATGGGTTCATCTCTCATCTTATCCAAGGGCAAGATGAAGCGGCCCAAACATTACGGCAAAAGGCAAAGTTCTTCATCGTTCCAAATATGAACCCTGATGGGAGCCGTGCGGGCAATCTGCGGACCAATATTATGGGAGCAAATTTAAATCGTGAATGGGGCGTTGCGACAGTGGAAAATTGTCCAGAGGTCTTGCACACGATTTCAGCGATGGATGAGAATCCGCCGCGTCTTTGTCTTGATGTTCATGGCGATGAAGCCTTGCCCTATAATTTTATAGCGGGGGCCGAAGGCATACCTGGATATACTGAAAAACAAGCGACAAACCTCGCTGATTTCTTAGAGGCTTATAAAAAATCCTCTCCTGATTTCCAGACGGAGAAGGGGTATCCGACTTCTGCTCCTGGGACAGGAAATTTGACCATGTGTACGAATTTCACGGCGCATCGTTATGATTGCCTGGCCATGACTCTTGAAATGCCGTTCAAAGACAATGCTAACCGTCCTGACGAAGCCGTTGGGTGGTCACCAGAGCGCTCTGCCGAATTAGGTGAGGCTGTCATTCAGGCCATGGCCGACGTTTTAGAGCAACTTTAG
- a CDS encoding M20/M25/M40 family metallo-hydrolase: MNTSLETTLGFLEALIRFDTRNGTGDEPACVDWLAERLGTFNPDKLIVDRVSRSRGKSDSAYVLAIWGQPDLILNVHIDTVPSGEGWLADPLIMRRGDDRVTGLGACDIKGAAACILSALSRGEAKNLAVLFSGDEEQGSEIMPAIISAGHLNAVKAAIVCEPTGGKVGKRHRGMLAVQADFHGPGGHSSLADEIDAPLLKAARLASKIGEYGEANRTVGVDPFKGLCTNIGDIKSDGAYNVIPTSASLWVSMRPPPGVKVQTIESAIYDMAQGMDAELDTLVAFEAFETLDVDYFKGFFQGIDFIDLPYWTEAAMMSEFGINTVVFGPGYIEQAHKPEEWVSLEQLEKATQFFETVIGSEREQRRAL; the protein is encoded by the coding sequence TTGAATACGTCTTTAGAAACCACTCTGGGGTTTTTAGAAGCTCTTATACGCTTTGATACACGAAACGGTACTGGCGACGAACCCGCTTGCGTTGACTGGCTCGCTGAACGTCTAGGAACCTTTAATCCTGATAAGTTGATTGTAGACAGGGTTAGTCGTTCACGCGGTAAGTCTGATAGTGCTTATGTTTTGGCAATATGGGGACAGCCAGATTTAATCCTAAATGTCCATATTGATACAGTGCCAAGCGGTGAGGGTTGGCTTGCGGATCCTCTAATAATGCGCCGGGGCGATGACCGGGTTACGGGGCTAGGGGCCTGCGATATCAAAGGGGCCGCAGCCTGTATTTTATCGGCTTTGTCTCGCGGCGAAGCAAAAAATTTAGCCGTTTTATTTTCGGGTGATGAAGAACAAGGCAGTGAAATAATGCCCGCCATTATTTCGGCAGGACATTTAAACGCTGTAAAGGCCGCCATCGTTTGTGAACCTACTGGCGGCAAAGTTGGTAAACGGCATAGAGGTATGCTTGCTGTTCAGGCTGATTTTCATGGGCCGGGAGGGCATAGTTCTTTGGCAGATGAAATAGACGCGCCCTTATTAAAAGCGGCGCGATTGGCATCTAAGATCGGCGAATATGGCGAAGCTAATCGGACCGTTGGCGTAGATCCTTTTAAGGGACTTTGTACAAATATTGGCGATATAAAGAGCGACGGGGCTTATAATGTTATTCCTACATCGGCCTCTCTTTGGGTGTCTATGCGTCCCCCGCCAGGTGTTAAGGTTCAAACCATTGAAAGCGCTATTTACGATATGGCGCAGGGGATGGACGCAGAGTTAGATACATTAGTCGCGTTTGAAGCCTTTGAGACACTTGATGTCGACTACTTTAAGGGATTTTTCCAAGGTATTGATTTCATTGACTTGCCTTACTGGACTGAAGCGGCGATGATGTCGGAGTTCGGTATTAATACAGTTGTTTTTGGTCCCGGTTACATTGAGCAAGCACATAAACCAGAGGAATGGGTTAGCCTTGAGCAATTAGAAAAAGCCACGCAATTTTTTGAAACCGTGATAGGGTCCGAACGCGAACAGCGGAGGGCTTTATGA